One window from the genome of Syntrophorhabdus sp. encodes:
- the secG gene encoding preprotein translocase subunit SecG: MTIVVAIIHVIIAIALILIVLLQTGRGSDMGAAFGGGSSQTLFGSSGSSGFMTKLTTIAAVVFMLTSLVLAYTYSHKGSSIRNVPAQSQQQNAPAQGTK; this comes from the coding sequence ATGACAATAGTAGTTGCCATCATACACGTGATAATAGCGATCGCCCTGATCCTCATCGTACTTTTGCAGACAGGAAGGGGATCGGACATGGGGGCTGCCTTCGGCGGCGGATCAAGCCAGACCCTTTTCGGCAGCTCCGGGTCTTCAGGTTTCATGACGAAACTGACAACGATAGCAGCGGTTGTTTTTATGTTGACAAGTCTTGTGCTTGCGTATACTTATAGTCATAAGGGAAGCAGCATAAGAAACGTGCCGGCGCAGAGCCAGCAACAGAACGCTCCGGCGCAAGGGACGAAATGA
- a CDS encoding triose-phosphate isomerase → MAAWMVAGNWKMNNTTGEAVALAKEIVAGLPDIAGRGEVVLAPSFTVLKSVHDVISGSGIALASQNIFFEDKGAYTGEISPAMLKDAGCTYAIIGHSERRKYFHETDEGVNLKAKKCLAVGLKPIVCVGETDEEREAGITEFVVGIQVKKALAGITDMADVTIAYEPVWAIGTGKNATPGQAEEVHGFIRNILRDLYKDACLNVRILYGGSVTAENFGELIAMKNINGALVGGASLKSGSFLGIISRALENDQ, encoded by the coding sequence ATGGCAGCATGGATGGTGGCAGGGAATTGGAAGATGAACAATACGACGGGAGAGGCGGTGGCGCTCGCGAAGGAGATCGTCGCCGGCCTGCCCGATATCGCGGGGCGCGGCGAGGTTGTCCTTGCTCCGTCCTTCACGGTCTTGAAGAGCGTGCATGATGTCATAAGCGGCAGCGGCATCGCCCTCGCTTCCCAGAACATATTCTTCGAGGACAAAGGGGCCTATACGGGCGAGATATCGCCGGCGATGCTCAAGGACGCCGGCTGCACGTACGCCATTATCGGTCACTCGGAACGGAGGAAATATTTCCATGAGACCGACGAAGGCGTGAACCTCAAGGCGAAGAAATGCCTGGCAGTGGGATTGAAGCCCATTGTCTGCGTCGGCGAGACCGATGAAGAACGCGAGGCGGGCATCACCGAGTTCGTTGTGGGGATCCAGGTGAAGAAGGCCCTGGCGGGGATAACCGACATGGCAGACGTCACCATCGCCTATGAACCCGTGTGGGCGATAGGCACCGGAAAGAACGCGACGCCGGGCCAGGCGGAGGAAGTCCATGGATTTATTCGTAATATCCTGCGAGATCTTTACAAAGACGCTTGTTTGAACGTGCGGATACTCTATGGCGGTTCCGTCACGGCGGAGAATTTCGGGGAATTGATCGCCATGAAAAACATAAATGGTGCACTTGTCGGCGGTGCATCCTTGAAATCTGGAAGTTTTCTTGGTATAATAAGCCGCGCTTTGGAGAACGATCAATGA